Proteins encoded within one genomic window of Candidatus Nezhaarchaeota archaeon:
- a CDS encoding MFS transporter has translation MRTIDERFLEAQGRTMHATLLILATSFLFFSYISRFGYGVLLPRIVEEMKLSRAEAGLAFSFYVFFYSLLSIVSGRLFDRFGIKIVSLLCIVHGIGMVLVGFSNNLFLLILSLSIAGLGASSSWTPMVALVSSNLPASWRGRSTGILEAGIRTSHGAVGLVIPPIALAMGWRAVWWIFSIFLFTYALVFHLLSRKKGELRVDVERRELASYREVVRSRSFWLVGSSYSFMAFASYIFLAFFVDFLEREVKLPYVEASAMISIMGFMGIAGAVLLSWLSDRMGRRIVLIIANGVLSVNLALFSLLPFNELLIRILPLLMVVYGVFFGSVWPLYATCASDIFPSSVGTVLGMWTFMLGLSSLASPVIGGAIADITGSYTIALELGAITYLVALALITIGLTTKIDGTRCN, from the coding sequence CTTGCTACTTCATTCCTGTTTTTCTCCTACATAAGCAGGTTTGGTTACGGCGTGCTGCTACCAAGGATCGTCGAGGAGATGAAACTGAGTAGGGCTGAAGCAGGCTTAGCCTTTTCCTTTTACGTCTTCTTCTACTCGCTTCTCTCAATAGTTTCGGGGAGACTGTTTGACAGATTCGGCATTAAGATCGTAAGCCTACTGTGCATAGTCCACGGAATAGGCATGGTACTTGTTGGCTTCTCCAATAACCTCTTCTTATTGATCCTATCTTTATCGATCGCAGGACTGGGTGCCTCATCGTCGTGGACTCCCATGGTAGCCTTAGTATCATCCAACTTACCAGCTTCTTGGAGGGGTAGGAGCACAGGAATATTAGAAGCAGGAATAAGGACTTCTCATGGGGCTGTTGGTCTCGTTATCCCTCCAATAGCTTTAGCCATGGGTTGGAGAGCTGTATGGTGGATCTTCTCCATCTTCCTATTTACATACGCATTGGTCTTTCATCTACTATCAAGAAAGAAGGGCGAGTTAAGGGTAGACGTTGAGCGCAGGGAACTTGCCAGTTACAGAGAGGTTGTACGTTCGAGGAGTTTCTGGCTTGTAGGTTCATCGTATTCATTCATGGCCTTCGCCAGTTACATATTCCTAGCGTTCTTCGTCGACTTCTTAGAGCGTGAGGTTAAATTGCCATATGTTGAGGCTTCAGCCATGATCTCCATCATGGGCTTCATGGGGATAGCGGGAGCAGTATTGCTATCATGGCTCTCCGACAGGATGGGTAGGAGAATTGTCCTCATCATCGCCAATGGAGTCTTATCAGTAAACCTAGCTCTATTTTCGCTTCTACCATTCAATGAGTTGCTGATACGCATTCTACCACTATTAATGGTAGTTTATGGAGTGTTCTTTGGGAGCGTGTGGCCACTTTACGCAACTTGCGCTAGCGACATATTCCCAAGCTCTGTTGGGACGGTCCTAGGCATGTGGACCTTCATGTTGGGGTTAAGCTCCTTAGCCTCACCTGTGATTGGAGGGGCAATAGCTGACATCACTGGAAGCTACACTATTGCCTTAGAGCTTGGTGCCATAACCTATCTCGTAGCCTTGGCCTTAATAACCATAGGGCTAACGACTAAAATCGACGGTACGCGATGCAATTAA